The segment AGATATATACCGCTTCTCAGTGGTATTTGATTGACTCCAGGGGATAGTTTTTGTTGGTGGACCATCGCGCCCAAAAGATTGTATATTGTCACGGATCCTTCTCCGGTGATGGAGATAGTGTTCCCGTGAGATGTGATGGACGCATTATCTTTTTCAAGGCTCTCTACCCCTAG is part of the Flavobacteriales bacterium genome and harbors:
- a CDS encoding T9SS type A sorting domain-containing protein; its protein translation is DQFKATDNLLLCISVDSEAWANTTWPDNKDVGTVYGANCYLGVESLEKDNASITSHGNTISITGEGSVTIYNLLGAMVHQQKLSPGVNQIPLRSGIYLVRSGSTTRKIQLRLD